A window of Magallana gigas chromosome 8, xbMagGiga1.1, whole genome shotgun sequence genomic DNA:
CCTATAGTTCTCTGTACTATGAATAAtggctttaaaatttacaatgatgTCCGACCCACAACCTAAAACTGGTGAAGTTTTTATAGCCCACGATTCTTGAAAGATCCCGGGAGTTTTTGACTTGCAAATAACTGGTAGCATCAGACTTTCACCGGCAGCTAGAACTCCCCCTTCTGATGGTAAGAAGAACCGCTTTTCCTTCGATCTAGGGATGTCAAAAGAATTTCGAACTGGCGCTCTTGTCAAATCGTAAACCAGTCGCGTGGTGCCCACGTTCTCTAGCCGTATCCTATTATGTAGACACTCGTTTTGATTTCCATCAAACACGACAAAAGTTTTAATTCCAATTTGACCTTGTTGAGATGATCCGTGACCTTCCCATTTGGTCAGCTGATTTCCAACCATGAGAGCAGGTCCAGTGAAACCTATCGGGTATTTCGATCCAACATCTTTTTGACCAGTCTTAATCCCATTCTGAGATTCTACAGGTTCCACGATAGAGGATTCGAGTTTTTTGATTAACCTTTCCTGATCCTTCTGGTTTGAAATGGCTGCTCCAACAACTTGCAGCTGTTTAAGCTGCTGCGCTTGAGGAATGAACATGTGGGTGCTCTCCTGAATCTCTGACGCCCTGGTCTGTAGATATGGTGTGTGGTAGACGGGATAACCTCTACGGAGTGACGGCGTGTCCGACCCTTTCTCCCGGTCAATGACGGCAGGAACTTGAAAGATCTCTACAGGAGTGTAGTCATTTGTTACCGACTTGCCTAGTGTGGAGAAGACTGAGCAATCGCCTTTGCCAATCGTATTGCTTAGCTTGAAAAAATTAGCATTTTCTCTCTTTTGATCACAACCGCATGATGTTTCCAAGGCCATTTCAATAACTGCGCGTTGATTTACGATTTCCGGATATTCGTTGGGTGTTCTCATAAGTAAATCCTCCACTGGTCTTTTAGACCGTTGTGACAAGGTTCTGTGCATTTCATTCCACTCATTTATCCTATCTTTCCAAAGTTTCAACGAAGAACACTGTTGTTCGCCTTCTTTTTTCATCGATGTAGCCGTTTTTGCGTTTTCAGCAACAAAAAGTTCATTGAATTCCCCGCGCTCCTTTGCGACCCTTTTGAATTCCGACAGACTTCCGAGAATGCTATATGCAATGAAATTTCCTTCGCAGTCAAATCTTGGCCCCGCGTGGTTAGTTACATCAACAGGCGGAAGAACAAAGTCCTCATTGGCTGGCTTTAACACTGCGTAAGTGACAACATTTTTGTCGGTTTTCTTTGTTCGACGAACTACAACTTGTTGCAGACGAGGCGGCAATCGCCGTGCTTTTACGGGGTTGCTGTTCTGTCTTACTCTGTCCAGATCTTCCCTTCGAATTTTAAGGCAATGCAAGTTCCTCATGGCCGACGGGATCTTGACCTCCTCAACAGGCACCAGTAGGGTTTCCTTGCTTTTGTTGGCTTTCATTTTCCACTTGCCAATCACGTTGCTAACCTTGCCCGCCGTGTCTCCTTTTTGAATCACTGATCTCAGCCTCGGCGTCTTCAACGCCGATTTCTTAACAACTTTCTTTCCTTCTGTCATTTCGACATTTCCACCGCTGGGTAGCAATACCCGAAATTCAAGGTAagctattgtgacgtcattgcCTTTATTACGTTCCTATTACGTCACTGTAAAATAATCATAGTAACTTCACATGACGAGAACTTTATGTTgaactaaaacaaaaaataattatatatgtatacaaattAATTAGTTTTTAGAAAATGATTGAACTTGCTGCCAGATGGCATCATTACGGGCTACTGCTTTAGGATTTCGGTAAATCACATCACTCTCATATACTTTTTCCATCGGTTTTTGCTCCAAAGCAGACATAAAGCAATGCTTTCAACCTAATGATCGAGTTGTTGCGATCATAACGacctaaattatttttataatcttaaaataataatattcaacCTTCATACCTTAAAAGGAGTGGTATTAAATGCAAAAAGAATTCAGCGACTTGCCTGgttaaaataacattaaaaataagaaatttcaacaatttcaaAGGCGGAACTAGCaattcttttatttcatctatctgagttttttgttgttttgtttctggttttttttttttgttttttttttttgttgtaaattttgttttttcttgatAGTGTGCAATACTTTCAATTAAGTCTATCTGAACTGTTTAGATCATTcactattttaaatttataaacatgACTGTAATGCCATTAGCAAATAGAGGGGCAGAGGGACAAAGCACCGCTACGTTATCGTATCTGGACACGGGgagtaaaattaaacaaattaaacaagtaGTTATGATATCTGAGAAAAGATGGTTTGTACATGTACCCTAAAATAACATTGTTAAACTCCCAAACAGTTTCGAACTCTTGATTTACAGATTAAAGGTCGACATTTAAAAAACATGGTTTATTTGGGGGTTTTTGTGTTGTATTTTGCATAGAAACCCTTGTATtgcaacattttttgttttacgtATACAACCGGTATATTGCGATTACATTGTCAAGTACTCGCCGATCAAAATTTAGATTATATCCCATTCTTTAATTTACTATGATCACAGGCACTTATTAATAACATTCATTACATTTCTATAAAGAAGTAGAGATTTCATCCTTCTTAAAATAACAAAGAATGGGATAAAATTTGACCTAATTAAAGATATAGAAATAAACCGCAGCTAAGTCAATTCGTAGGATACCAAAATAATGCTATGCTTCAGAGTTCTTGTGTTTCATCCACACTGCATTCATGTAATTCAACTTTAATTCGCTTGCTAGAAATTTTCGCGAGCTTAGCAAGAGCCTCATTGTAGCGAATATTTTTCGCCACGGACCAGTATTTGccatatacattgtaattgtaattaaaaaataggTGGGGATTAGACTTGTTCGCGAAAACTAGTCGTTGCGAACCACTTCATCTCAGATAAATTGCGAAATAAATTCTTCGCGAATAATAGTTGGTTAACAGTATAGGGGAAATTATCTTCACATTGTCCGACTTATTAGCGCTTAGTCAGCTTTGTGAACTAATCCTGATTTTTTAATTGAGAGTAAATAGGTATTCAACCCAACTCAAATGTATACAGCTTCTAGAAAAAAACAAGATGCTTcagagatataaatatttaatattgtgcTATgaacaataagaaaaatatgagaaaaaaatgttcgcAGGTAATTTTTTAGAATAACAATCATACACCCAATAGAAGTATGTACATATACTCTTGCTCAATTCATCCATGCAATTCCATGTATGGTGTGTGAAATCTACTTGTTCTGTGCAGTAAGAAAACACAGgcatgaaatacaaaaaaatcaacaatttatctatagataataacaaaaaacaagTGAATTCAGTGACAGACATAATATTGTATTCATTTCTATCAAAACTCTAATACTTACTTGTACATATTCTGATGGTTGCAAAACATATGGAGTGAAATATTTTAACTCACAGTATTTCTCATTTACTCACCTGTCATACTTCATAAATTATAAAGTCGCAAAATCAATATAAGCTGAAGAGAAAATGGCAGTAGATCTGAGATACACctataaataaacattatgtATATGTTATAAATAACAGGTCAAAGCAAGTATTTTCTCCATTTCCAGATCACTACTCTATACaacattcagaaaaaaattgctGTCACTGACAGTCACTCAACATTTGGTCAGAATTTTCACTGTCAATAATAAACTGTCATTGACAGTTACTGTCTTGTCTACATACTCTGTCACTGACAATGGCATTCACTTGGAAATGTCATAAATCACTCAACATAAATTATGAAGTCCATATATGAATAGAGATGTCACAAATCAATTGTTTTCTTCCTGTAATGAAGTGTCAAAGGCACATCCTGAaatgaacgaaaaaaaaataatcaaaattttggtaaattCTTGGAATATcttcaaaacttttataaacatgtacatatgagaACCCATATTTGATCATTCTTATAAAAGAACAGTTTCTTCGTCCTATTTTGATGCAGTATGTATGGATTATCAAGTCATTCTTATCCAAAGTACATCTAAGAACGatgaattgatatttaaaatactcTATTGTTTCAAACATTCATGTACATTACCTTAACTCTCCATCTTGTGACAGCCACAAATTTGAGGGTGTGACTTTTTCCTAAAAGTTCATCATTGCACAATATTTCTACctgtgtcaaaaaaaaaaatccatgaatCAAAACTAATCAAATTGTTTCCTTcttatgtttaatttgataaatagttTATACATATAGTACATTGTATTAACATCTATCTATTAAATCTCAACCATATTCCTTTACCTccttaacaaaaacaaaaaaacagaaaaaaacttgcAGTTGTACTTTTTGTTCTTGTAGagaacaaaaaaatacatgtattaagaaacAAGTCATAACTTCCAATGCATAATGAATAAAACTGACAGGAATAACGATCTCCAActgaatcaaaatttaaaaaactgttaaaCTTACGTCTCCATATTTGGAGATATCATTGAAGACCTTGAGAGCGAGGAATTTCTTGAGGTGACAAATGGTGGCCTGTGAGGAGATTCTGAGGTACTTCTTCTTGAGGTGCTTCAGGTTCCCTTTACACTCCAGACAGAGGTTCACCTGTTCGTCGTTCCTGTGGTAATCCTTGTCCGCTCCTTCATCttccttttctttttcattagaCTGGCAAGGTGGTTCTGTGATGAAGATAATTCATAGAATTATCATCTGCTTTTAGCCCAAAAATGTAGCTTAACAGACTCTCAACTATTTCTAACTTAAACAGCTTGTtgtggtaaatacatgtattggcaAAGAAGAATTACTTTgcgaaaaaataaaactatttaaaatatttatatgtttcaCAAACCAATTATTCCACATATATCAAACTAAGTGCTTTAATTTAATAATCATAATTTCTCCTCTACATGTGTATTATGGTGGTCACAGTTTATACCTGTTTACCTGACTTACCTTCTTTTACTTCCTCTGAAAGACCATGCTTGGATGCAAATTCTTGACGCCTTTTCTTCTCTTCTACAAGGCAAATAAAAAGGAATGAAAAAGAGGATCACTCACATGTGTGCAAACCTATGTGAATCTGCAAACAACTTTCAACTATCACGTCTTACATCTAAATCATTACAGTTTTTTGGGGGGGTTTTAGGCAAAATTCCTTTTCGTAGTGAGTTTGGCCATTtcctatttttaaaaccattttctCCTTATCAACTTTCTCCAGCATCTATCTATAAATCTATGAATAAACACCTATGGTAAGATATATAATATTAGAACAGTCACTTGATCCAAAGGGTCAGATCATGTTGTGTTGCCAGGTGCGGATCATCAGATCAAATTCGACGCTTTGCCTCTCGTTTAATCTGATGATCCGCACCTGGCAGCGAGACGGGATCCGGCTCTTTGGATCATGTTactattataatgataaattcattataaacccttgtctttttaaaagttttaataacaaaactttgtttttaaGATCAAATGTATGATGTTGACTTATATAACAATGCTATTTCGAAACAAACTCATTTTTAACGCGCTAAAATACAAAACGTTATTTAATACGAACTACATCATCGGTTTCAGAGAGTGGCGATACGGAATTGGAAAAACAACAGTGTGGTGATCCTGAAAATCGGATCACACTTTGTAAAACTGACAGTATCAAGCAGGGAAGATTGATGGGTATATAATAATTCAATAGGTCAGCCCACTTCATTCcaaaattagaaccattttaacaagaccttggactttcagttgGATGTAACtttctatttcttgcgtcaaaacaagttaaaaatgacgctgctTTCAagcgattgcgtagtcttaactcaaaagccagacaaatgattaatcgtgttgatttcaaagagccattgCTGAATGGCCAGCATTGAAATAGACAGGTCTACGgcacaatgctgtttgacacattTATCcgaagtccaagctcttgttaaaatggttctactataccggtacatgtaggATTAGAGCTGAAAATTTTCTATTTGCAACCACGAGGATACACAATCATAAAATGTGCATATTCATGTCAACTGGGGAATTTGACTTTAAAACAgttaagaagaagaagaatagaGAAGCAAAAAATATATCACATCAATAGAATTGCAAGTAAACTGTTTCTGCAAAAAGTTATCATTTCCTAGGCTGAAGTAGCAGTTAAAAGTATGATATGatcatatttaataaaataaactctGAGCAAGCTCTCACAAATGATGctttttcaacaacaacaaccccccccccccccccccccccccgggctaagaaaaaatcataactcaagTGATTTCCTATTATAGAAAGTAATGGACGCTTTCTATTTCACTGTCTATGTTTTATAATGCTAACTATGAAATTTCCAATGtctctccataagaaagatatggaccagacattTTGCACAGACAAGACGgtcaaggtgattcctatataccccccccccccccaacttagTTTGCAGGGGTTATAAAGATCAATTGTTGTGAAGAATCTGCTAAAAGGCTAATATATATTGAAGTTGTGCAAGGCACTTACTTTCTTGAAGATTTGGAACCAGTTTGTACACAATATCTTGCATAGTTCTGTCATGGCTGTAAagaagaaagtaaaaaaaaaaaaaattacatgtacttgtaaaaaagtcatttttcaaTCAATGTTTTGTTGTGGTGAATCTGCTAAAAGGTCTATACCAGTATAGTATAAAGaggtcatacatgtataagaattgGATTTTTGTTCTGACTGAGTTTTGTCACAAATTATTACAGAAAGGAAAGAGAAtaaattgtatacatgtacatataatacataAGAAAGTATCTAGAAATGGATCACATGTAAATAATCTAATCACTTCACCCTCAAGACAAAAGAAATTggaaaccattttaaaaataatattaagtgTTCTCTCATTGGGCACTCATTTATTCATAGGCTTCATCGAAgttcaaatgaaacaaatttttagcACATTGTCaaggatacatgtatttaatatagagatttttgCAAAGCTTATTTTCAAAGACcggttttgatatatttttaatgcaaaGTAGCCACCGGACAGTCTTTCAAAGTACTTGATTTGGAAAAGGATTTTAAGACAATTGTATGGGGAAGACACATTTAAAGCTATCTTAAATCATGTTCATGTGCAATTTAATTCTAGAAATGTTTAGCATATATCACAgccaaatttattttctttttacttatTCAAAATAACTTGACCATTTATACAGATACTAAATTCTGCTGCATAAAGTAGCATAAATTTTAGTAAAAgtaataaattcttttaatccTATTGGATTTTAGAAATAGATTAACATCTTGTATCATTTACCTGATGTAATTCAAGGGATGACTTTGATGAATAAGAATGTCACattttggacaatttttttcctttttcaaatATCCAACAATGCAACTTTTACAAACtgcaacataaaaaaaaatacatcagcATGTGTTTCTctccaccccctcccccacaatAGCTATCTCAAGTCAAAATAATCTAGTTTTACTTTTAGTTTTGTAAATTGTTGAATTTAACAcctcattttttattttctattttatgaTGTTAATACAgtaaattacaataaaattataatatccaaaaaataaaaatcatcaatgcatggtatttttaacaaatatattaatgataGTACCAATTATATTAATGGAAATCAAAGCATATCAAATATCTCAGAATCAAATCTAAGCAGAAAAAGGACATACAATGAAGATTGTGATTCCATAATGCAGATAAATCAAATCGTACAGAAAAGCCAATGGACATGGCACTTACATGTGTGGAGACATTCTGTGATGGTGGTGGCTTCTACGAGGTATCCCTTACACAAAGTACAGCAGATGTGAGGGTTCACCGTCTTCAGCTTTACCTTCTTTTCCATCATGTTTACAGATTCTGAAATAACAAAGTCGCCTTCATTGTGACTTACTACAAGTACTGGTTGTACAAGCACTTTGGATAGAGAAATACTCTCACTACAGCTAGATAATACATAATTCTCACAACGTTTTGGCCCACGAAAGTCTTCAGAGAGCCAATAGGAACTATAGTAAGATAAGTTATCTATAGTCTGTCctaagttattgcttccataaattattgatgattttttgataaaaatgcacatacctgtgaaagaaatacaattgaaatcgatgaaagggaatatatccaagatatcttcattgaacaattattccttttcactcataaaagttcacaggaacgaaaacaattttcttacagagatttgtaatgggaaatgtttacatcttttctccatttggaatacactcggaatacatcgcgcaatttttaaacattatcatctgggcttattaatggctgacgcaatgcaaaatctccgtagactttcaatttttggatgtgtattaaaacctgaagcagtagagggggcatttcaaaacagataatctggacatttttcatattagtggatgaacgtagtaaGAGCACAAaagtatttactattattgaaatatcaagcaaaaagtggtggaagcaaaaactcgggacagagtatacaatgtacatgtattatgatatatAGATATGTAACCTTACAGgtaactatagtctgtccccaagatatttatgcagcccatttggacgatttttttaaaaaatacacatacctgtgaaagaagtgcacttgtaatagttgaaatggataatttccaagataatttcattgacacattatcaactGACAgtcagaaaaattcacatgaccgaaaacagattccttacagagatttataatggggaatgtttataTCTttactccattcggaatacactcggaatacatcgcgcaatttttcaacgttatcatccgggcttgctgctatacaaaatctccgtagacatcacattttttagcattgtattaaaACCTGATATGCTAACAGGGgtgtttcgactgagaaatcttggaaattttttgtacttttgaatgaacatcgtttgaaccctgaggtatttataaatatcaagcaattaagcaaaatgtgaattcaagacatcttgggacagactataggcCTACACTGTacagtaaaatttttaaatatgcatgAATGATTGAATAGATAATTTTCTATGCATAATCTATATACACGTTTAAATTCACCAGAAAAATATATCGCACGAATGATTTCCGATATTTCTCTGTTATGAATTGAGTCGTTAGTTTGAGGAAATGAGTGTAATGTATTTGGaggaacagaggaaattcgaatgTAATAATCAAATAAGTATTAATGTATTCAAGATCCCCAATTAGAAACCAAACTGTAAAACTCTTTGAAAACTTCTCCAAAGTGAATATAGAATACTCACATCTGCTTAagaaaaactgttaaaaaacaTCAAAGGATCCTCCCATCCCTGCTTTGTTTGTGTCTACATCTAATTGAAAAACCAACACGGGGGGAGATCTATTATCCGGAATAACTATGGAAAAGGCGATATCACTGGGTCAGCAGAGTATGCCCACACTGAAGTGGCCACAATCCTATCATTAGACTAAGTATGTTTCAAATGACAATCACgcatttagtataatatgtgTATTAATTTCAAGTATTTTTTATTCCTGTGCTTACATATCTCCAGAGAATTTATTATTTGCGTGTACATAGAATAAAGAATTCCAATCTTTTGTCTTTAAGTCCATAATTTGTACCCCGTCAGCAAagtaacatgtttatttttattaagaacCTGTGGGAATAAGCCGAGGCACATGCCCACAAATGGCCACAACCCTATCACGAGTATGTTCCAAATAACAATCACGCATTAAGTATCATATGATGTGTATTCACTTCAAATATTGCCATTCCTGGGCTTACATATGTGCATGTACATAGAATAAAGAATTCCAGTTTTTTGTCCTAAAGTCCATAATTAGTACCCCCTTAACAAAGTAGCATGTTTATTTACTGTCTAAAGATGACTTATTTAGCAGTTTACTAAAAACTACAAAATAATTAAGTGCATGTGTTTAATTCATAATAACGCAATTTTTACTTTCTTTACGTCAAATGAGCACCACGAAATCACATATTTTTATCCACTCAATCTAGTTTTGCGCAAACATAATTAGGCCTTGGCCATTTGATAACCATCTTGAAAATTGAAGGAAGAAAACTTGCTTTTTACCATAAAGTAGGTTTTGGGAccatttttttgaaaagtgaaaaagataGACATTGAACTTTCTCCATTATAGAGTTATTGAgcaaaaacaaattatacaCTTATTAAGTGCATATgcatcggaagcaaattgaaagtgtgtgtgtttgggggttgggttgggttggTTACTGCTgtgcattgtaaaaattaattaatatcattacgataaaagtggggggctacccccccccccccccgcaccatCGGTTCCGACGCCTAATGGCTATGCAGTGGcatataatcaaaataaaaagggCAAAGGAATACATGGTAGATGCAAATTTACATTAGGAAAAACTATTAAATTACTACGCCTTCTGTTTTAAAAACCGAGTGCTACTGGCCAAGGACTGGGCCTTTTTGAGGCAAGTGCAATTGTCGATTGACATACAAATgctgtgaccttgacctttgttgATATAAGGGTCATACATGTTTTGGACTATAAGCAGGCACGTAGTGTCGGGGAGGGGGGAGACTtgatatgaatttaattcagattatgatataattttagagGCTCTTATGGCTTCataggatttgatcacgtgactaaccaagttcatatcctggtaactttttaacttgctgtttatttctgaaatcaaaTGCATTCAAAAATTTCTTATAAAGTTTAATTTGTAGCAGGTTTCCAACCAaatagaatcattttaacaagaccttggactttcagtaggacatAATATCtaattcttgcgtcaaaacaagttaaaaatgacgcagtttcaagcgaaatatgcaccgattgcgtagtcttagctcaaataCCAGACAAAGcttgatttcagagagccatggctgagtggctgacaatgaaatagacaggcctacgtcacattgctgtttgtcactactacccaaagtccaagctcttgttaaaatggttctagctATCATCGTAACCTATTGTGCAACAGAAGTGTTGGACATCAAAGCTATAAAAGCATAAATGAATGGGGCCgagttaatttaattatttcgaAAGAGAGAACCTCATACATTATATGCAATATGAAGATTTCTAAAATATCCTTACTGTTAcatggaaaacaaaacaaaggggttcttttaaattaaaaaactttaTTGGCAAAATTAATACTAGTAAAACGTATAGAACacaaatcataaaaaaagagaaaaaaatacaagtttaAAAGTGTCCCTCGTGTGCAGTCTCATTTGCAAATGTCCCAAGTTTCTTTGTTGCAGAGGTCTTTGAGcctcagaaaaataaaaagacaaaaatcTATCCTGAGATAACTGcaccaaattaaaaaacaaaaaggtgttttttttcctAACTAGAG
This region includes:
- the LOC136270477 gene encoding MYCBP-associated protein-like gives rise to the protein MTEGKKVVKKSALKTPRLRSVIQKGDTAGKVSNVIGKWKMKANKSKETLLVPVEEVKIPSAMRNLHCLKIRREDLDRVRQNSNPVKARRLPPRLQQVVVRRTKKTDKNVVTYAVLKPANEDFVLPPVDVTNHAGPRFDCEGNFIAYSILGSLSEFKRVAKERGEFNELFVAENAKTATSMKKEGEQQCSSLKLWKDRINEWNEMHRTLSQRSKRPVEDLLMRTPNEYPEIVNQRAVIEMALETSCGCDQKRENANFFKLSNTIGKGDCSVFSTLGKSVTNDYTPVEIFQVPAVIDREKGSDTPSLRRGYPVYHTPYLQTRASEIQESTHMFIPQAQQLKQLQVVGAAISNQKDQERLIKKLESSIVEPVESQNGIKTGQKDVGSKYPIGFTGPALMVGNQLTKWEGHGSSQQGQIGIKTFVVFDGNQNECLHNRIRLENVGTTRLVYDLTRAPVRNSFDIPRSKEKRFFLPSEGGVLAAGESLMLPVICKSKTPGIFQESWAIKTSPVLGCGSDIIVNFKAIIHSTENYRQKFAKIEEKLLQNKAMTIVREVVSRLVDSICSPDPPATPTSEYISEEEQFNAENQGLLYHSTTIRAMENYHSFLTENIPVIPEQYRDFSLSNLRKSIIIMTDIEEGELDNRSPLIAEMDEDWDFTKRRLLWRYLRQMNNLGCAWPEPSQNLGDITFRSCRAVLASIFDRFSDRSTSMAVFLNLPMKSDGDQVEKTVDKKNNHKGGKQRSNQVVSKVKKGKDAPSPMRARTPNQTPSIVRKSAVSPSMDDQPDDVMESFIPGAKESEHEKEKLNFYSGKLQQIMYAELSSAIDKMMVLCDGEI
- the LOC105318216 gene encoding polycomb group RING finger protein 3, translating into MMEKKVKLKTVNPHICCTLCKGYLVEATTITECLHTFCKSCIVGYLKKEKNCPKCDILIHQSHPLNYISHDRTMQDIVYKLVPNLQEKEKKRRQEFASKHGLSEEVKEEPPCQSNEKEKEDEGADKDYHRNDEQVNLCLECKGNLKHLKKKYLRISSQATICHLKKFLALKVFNDISKYGDVEILCNDELLGKSHTLKFVAVTRWRVKDVPLTLHYRKKTIDL